From a region of the Streptomyces sp. B21-083 genome:
- a CDS encoding class E sortase produces the protein MTALRPERESGSAYGDSGDQATPYGQLPYEAPGAFEAAVDGMVDPLSDPLPGQRNDPPPGRGTGRRRRRGHARPYDASAESGASEHQDPGPESEYDSRGYAQDWQVGVYEEQAPYAPPAAPLAAPPVTSPAPPTVVLPPIDEETVALRLTDLPPDLRPEAPRIADKDAMPAASATARATGAPEGSSAVGGRAARRKAAKARHGRPEGPQEASEASEGVTADAAAGGAALSRVAARQAARAQKPGMAVMASRAIGEVFITTGVLMLLFVTYQLWWTNVRAHAQAGSEATSLQEDWASGKGAPGAFEPGQGFAILDIPKLDVVVPIAEGTSKSKVLDRGMVGHYAEGGLTTAMPSAATGNFGLAGHRNTHGEPFRYINRLKKGDAIVVETQDKYYVYKMESILPVTSPSNTSVLNPIPNGSGFTKPGRYITLTTCTPEFTSRYRMIVWGKMVEERPRSKGKPDALVQ, from the coding sequence GTGACCGCCCTGCGCCCCGAGCGCGAGTCCGGCTCCGCCTACGGAGACTCCGGCGACCAGGCAACCCCGTACGGGCAGCTGCCGTACGAGGCGCCCGGCGCGTTCGAGGCGGCGGTGGACGGCATGGTGGACCCGCTGAGCGACCCGTTGCCCGGGCAGCGGAACGATCCGCCGCCGGGTCGCGGGACCGGTCGGCGGCGCCGGCGCGGTCATGCGCGGCCCTACGACGCCTCGGCCGAGAGCGGGGCGTCGGAGCACCAGGACCCGGGGCCCGAGTCGGAGTACGACTCGCGGGGGTACGCGCAGGACTGGCAGGTGGGTGTGTACGAGGAGCAGGCGCCGTACGCGCCTCCCGCGGCCCCTCTTGCGGCTCCTCCGGTGACGTCTCCCGCGCCGCCTACTGTGGTCCTCCCGCCCATCGACGAGGAGACGGTGGCGCTGCGGCTGACGGACCTGCCCCCTGATCTGCGTCCCGAGGCGCCCCGAATAGCCGACAAGGACGCGATGCCGGCGGCCTCGGCCACCGCAAGGGCCACAGGCGCCCCTGAGGGCTCTTCTGCGGTCGGCGGGCGCGCGGCACGCCGGAAGGCCGCCAAGGCCCGCCACGGGCGCCCTGAGGGCCCGCAGGAGGCGTCCGAGGCGTCGGAGGGGGTGACCGCCGACGCGGCGGCGGGGGGAGCGGCTCTCTCGCGGGTCGCGGCTCGGCAGGCGGCGCGGGCGCAGAAGCCGGGCATGGCGGTGATGGCGAGCCGGGCGATCGGTGAGGTGTTCATCACCACCGGCGTACTGATGCTGCTGTTCGTGACCTACCAGCTGTGGTGGACGAACGTCCGAGCGCACGCGCAGGCCGGAAGCGAGGCGACGAGCCTCCAGGAGGACTGGGCGAGCGGGAAGGGCGCGCCGGGGGCGTTCGAGCCCGGGCAGGGCTTCGCCATCCTCGACATCCCCAAGCTGGACGTCGTGGTGCCGATCGCGGAGGGCACCAGCAAGAGCAAGGTGCTGGACCGGGGCATGGTCGGCCATTACGCGGAGGGCGGCCTCACTACGGCGATGCCGTCCGCGGCGACCGGCAACTTCGGGCTTGCCGGCCACCGCAACACGCACGGCGAGCCGTTCCGGTACATCAACCGGCTTAAGAAGGGCGACGCGATCGTCGTGGAGACGCAGGACAAGTACTACGTCTACAAGATGGAGTCGATCCTGCCGGTCACGTCGCCGAGCAACACGAGCGTGCTGAATCCGATTCCCAATGGCTCGGGTTTCACCAAGCCCGGCCGCTACATCACCCTCACGACGTGTACGCCGGAGTTCACGAGCAGGTACCGGATGATCGTGTGGGGCAAGATGGTCGAGGAACGGCCGCGCAGCAAGGGCAAGCCGGATGCGCTCGTGCAGTAA
- a CDS encoding class E sortase, which translates to MAATTDHDEQTADAPASPSQARPRRTGGRLASAVSLFGELLITAGLVLGLFVAYSLWWTNVVADREANKQGDQVRDHWADGYADTGPGALDTKDGIGFLHVPAMKNGEVLVRKGTSSKVLNDGVAGYYVDPIKSALPQAKQGNFTLAAHRDGHGAKFHNIDKLKKGDPIVFETKNDWYVYKVYATLPETSKYNVEVLAQVPKESGRTKPGRFITLTTCTPVFTSEYRYIVWGELVRVEKVDGDRTPPKELG; encoded by the coding sequence GTGGCAGCGACGACGGACCACGACGAGCAGACCGCCGACGCCCCGGCTTCCCCGTCGCAGGCCCGCCCGCGGCGCACGGGCGGCAGACTGGCCTCCGCGGTGAGCCTTTTCGGCGAACTGCTCATCACGGCGGGCCTGGTGCTGGGCCTGTTCGTCGCGTACTCCCTCTGGTGGACGAACGTCGTCGCGGACCGTGAGGCGAACAAACAGGGCGACCAGGTTCGCGACCATTGGGCAGACGGTTACGCCGACACGGGCCCGGGCGCGCTGGACACCAAGGACGGCATCGGCTTCCTGCACGTCCCGGCGATGAAGAACGGCGAGGTCCTGGTCAGGAAGGGCACGTCGTCAAAGGTCCTGAACGACGGCGTGGCCGGCTACTACGTGGACCCGATCAAGTCGGCGCTCCCCCAGGCGAAGCAGGGCAACTTCACGCTGGCGGCCCACCGGGACGGCCATGGCGCCAAGTTCCACAACATCGACAAGCTGAAGAAAGGCGACCCGATCGTCTTCGAGACGAAGAACGACTGGTACGTCTACAAGGTCTACGCCACCCTCCCGGAAACCTCGAAGTACAACGTCGAGGTCCTGGCGCAGGTCCCCAAGGAATCGGGCAGGACGAAGCCCGGCCGCTTCATCACCCTGACCACCTGTACGCCGGTGTTCACGTCGGAGTACCGGTACATCGTGTGGGGGGAGCTGGTACGGGTGGAGAAGGTCGACGGGGATCGGACACCGCCGAAGGAACTGGGGTGA
- a CDS encoding restriction endonuclease → MITHVLGKTVVPLFNALIETSGEHRKELVALRAGVQRIERRLHQHHARLQRLEGTRDDRPAIGVMAAMDAMNGRTFEHHIAKLLRRDGCTNVVVQGGHGDRGVDIIALTADGRRLVVQCKRFAPYLNITSPDMQKFVGSAKVLYRAEVALYVATCPFTPEALSIAAEAGITAVHLEEWSAGEPLNVLE, encoded by the coding sequence GTGATCACCCACGTCCTCGGCAAGACCGTCGTCCCCCTGTTCAACGCCCTGATCGAAACGTCGGGCGAACACCGCAAGGAGCTCGTCGCCCTGCGGGCGGGCGTCCAGCGCATCGAACGGCGGCTCCACCAGCACCACGCCCGGCTGCAACGGCTCGAAGGAACCCGGGACGACCGGCCGGCCATCGGAGTCATGGCAGCCATGGACGCCATGAACGGCCGCACGTTCGAGCACCACATCGCCAAACTGCTCCGCCGCGACGGCTGCACCAACGTCGTCGTGCAGGGCGGTCACGGAGACCGCGGCGTCGACATCATCGCGCTCACCGCCGACGGACGACGCCTCGTCGTCCAGTGCAAGAGGTTCGCGCCCTACCTCAACATCACCAGCCCTGACATGCAGAAGTTCGTCGGCTCGGCCAAGGTGCTGTACCGCGCGGAAGTGGCGCTGTACGTGGCAACGTGCCCCTTCACCCCGGAGGCGCTGAGCATCGCCGCAGAGGCGGGGATCACCGCCGTACACCTGGAGGAGTGGAGCGCCGGTGAACCCCTGAACGTCTTGGAGTAG